In one window of uncultured Acetobacteroides sp. DNA:
- a CDS encoding WecB/TagA/CpsF family glycosyltransferase, producing MLPKDKCLVNTINAHSFNTLQKDFDFYESLQKSTILLPDGISIVLAIRLLTGKKIGKIAGEDLFKWEMERMEQERGKVFFLGSSEATLAKIVERTKREYPNVMVATYSPPYKPEFTAEDNQQMIEAVNAFKPDVLLIGMTAPKQEKWAAAHFEQLMATHVCSIGAVFDFYAGTVKRAPRWMIAIGMEWFYRLVREPRRMWRRYLIGNALFIYYIICEKLKMKG from the coding sequence ATGCTTCCTAAGGATAAATGCTTAGTAAATACCATTAATGCCCACTCTTTTAATACCCTTCAAAAGGATTTTGATTTTTATGAATCACTACAAAAGAGCACCATACTACTACCCGATGGCATAAGCATAGTATTAGCCATAAGACTCCTAACCGGAAAAAAGATTGGTAAGATTGCCGGAGAAGATCTCTTTAAGTGGGAAATGGAGCGAATGGAGCAGGAGAGGGGTAAAGTCTTCTTTTTGGGTAGCAGCGAGGCTACGCTGGCAAAGATTGTAGAAAGAACTAAAAGGGAGTACCCGAATGTAATGGTTGCCACATACTCGCCACCCTATAAGCCCGAGTTTACAGCCGAAGACAACCAGCAAATGATTGAGGCTGTAAATGCATTTAAACCGGATGTGCTCCTTATAGGTATGACAGCCCCAAAGCAGGAGAAGTGGGCTGCAGCGCATTTCGAGCAACTAATGGCAACACATGTATGCTCTATAGGTGCAGTATTCGATTTCTATGCAGGTACGGTAAAGCGTGCTCCACGCTGGATGATTGCTATAGGAATGGAGTGGTTTTACAGGCTGGTACGTGAGCCTAGAAGGATGTGGAGGAGATACCTTATTGGAAATGCACTATTTATATATTACATAATATGTGAAAAATTAAAGATGAAAGGATGA
- a CDS encoding peptidylprolyl isomerase, translated as MKLKKLAFLTTILAAFSINTMAIKEPTVAIKTSEGTIKVKLYNDTPRHRDNFIKLAKAKFFNGIIFHRVIKNFMIQSGDPDSRNPKADSTYGEGGPGYDLPAEIVNTHFHKRGVLAAAREGDKTNPERKSSGSQFYIVQGKKFTNAELDAVEKKVSDRFRMGIIQKIFEEEKAKPENNALSAEEFKNTVNLKVEAAVNSAPPFKIYEERREVYKKTGGSPHLDGSYTIFGEVIEGMDVVDKIAATPTNPKDRPLKDIFILNVKVIR; from the coding sequence ATGAAACTCAAAAAATTAGCTTTTTTAACTACCATTCTAGCAGCCTTTAGTATAAATACGATGGCCATAAAGGAGCCTACGGTTGCCATAAAAACGAGCGAAGGTACCATTAAGGTGAAGCTGTACAACGATACCCCACGCCACCGAGATAACTTTATAAAGCTGGCAAAGGCGAAGTTTTTTAATGGCATAATCTTCCATAGGGTTATTAAGAACTTTATGATCCAAAGCGGCGACCCCGATTCGCGCAATCCAAAAGCAGACTCGACCTACGGCGAAGGCGGACCAGGGTACGATTTACCCGCAGAGATCGTAAATACGCACTTCCACAAAAGAGGGGTGCTTGCCGCAGCTCGCGAGGGAGATAAAACAAACCCCGAACGTAAATCCTCCGGATCGCAGTTCTACATTGTGCAGGGTAAAAAGTTTACCAATGCCGAACTGGATGCTGTGGAAAAGAAGGTGTCCGATAGGTTTCGAATGGGCATCATCCAAAAAATATTTGAAGAAGAAAAGGCTAAGCCCGAAAACAACGCGCTTAGCGCCGAGGAGTTTAAGAACACGGTTAACCTAAAAGTGGAGGCTGCCGTAAACAGCGCTCCCCCCTTTAAAATATATGAAGAACGAAGGGAAGTGTACAAAAAAACGGGCGGATCGCCTCATTTAGACGGTTCATACACTATCTTTGGCGAAGTAATTGAGGGTATGGATGTAGTAGACAAAATTGCCGCTACTCCTACTAATCCTAAAGACCGTCCGCTAAAGGATATCTTTATTTTGAACGTTAAAGTAATTAGATAG
- the rpiB gene encoding ribose 5-phosphate isomerase B: MEKKKLGMASDHAGYSMKVKIKEYLESLGYEIVDFGNYSEASADYADFAHPLANAIENGELERGIAMCGSGNGINMTLNHHKGIRSALCWIPEIAALAKQHNDANVCTLPARFVTFEEAKAIVDAYLNAEFEGGRHQARIDKIPC; the protein is encoded by the coding sequence ATGGAAAAGAAGAAGTTGGGAATGGCTAGCGACCATGCAGGCTATTCGATGAAGGTTAAGATTAAGGAATACCTTGAATCGCTAGGCTACGAGATTGTTGACTTTGGCAACTACTCCGAAGCAAGCGCTGACTATGCAGACTTTGCCCATCCTTTAGCCAACGCTATTGAGAACGGCGAACTTGAACGCGGTATTGCCATGTGCGGCAGCGGAAATGGCATTAACATGACGCTAAACCACCATAAGGGTATCCGATCGGCTCTTTGCTGGATCCCCGAGATTGCCGCTCTTGCCAAGCAGCACAACGATGCTAACGTATGCACCCTTCCTGCTCGCTTTGTCACATTCGAGGAGGCTAAAGCCATTGTAGATGCCTACCTTAACGCCGAATTCGAAGGAGGAAGGCATCAGGCGCGTATTGATAAGATTCCATGCTAA
- the ruvB gene encoding Holliday junction branch migration DNA helicase RuvB — protein MSDSFDPRRENSVETDKDIETEIRPREFEDFSGQEKVVENLRIFVQAALMRGEALDHVLLHGPPGLGKTTLAHIISRELNVNLKITSGPVLDKPGDLAGLLTNLEQGDVLFIDEIHRLSPVVEEYLYSAMEDYTIDIMLDKGPSARSIQISVNPFTLIGATTRSGLLTSPLRARFGIQCHLEFYDSTVLQRIVKRASAILNIGISDDAAFEIAFRSRGTPRIANALLRRVRDFAQVKGSGFIDVEIARICLEALNIDKYGLDHMDNKILTTIIHKFKGGPVGLNTIATAVGEDPGTIEEVYEPFLIKEGFIKRTPRGREVTELAYQHLGVDRFAEPGRLF, from the coding sequence ATGAGCGATTCTTTTGACCCACGAAGGGAAAATAGCGTTGAGACCGATAAGGATATCGAAACCGAAATCCGTCCGCGGGAGTTCGAAGACTTTAGCGGGCAGGAGAAGGTGGTCGAAAACCTCCGCATATTCGTTCAGGCTGCCCTGATGCGCGGCGAAGCGCTCGACCACGTGCTCTTGCACGGTCCCCCAGGTTTGGGGAAAACAACGCTGGCGCATATCATCAGCCGCGAGCTGAACGTAAACTTAAAGATAACTTCGGGACCCGTACTCGATAAGCCGGGCGATTTGGCTGGCCTGCTCACCAACTTGGAGCAGGGTGATGTGCTCTTTATCGATGAAATTCATCGTCTTTCGCCGGTTGTCGAGGAGTACCTCTATTCGGCCATGGAGGACTACACTATCGATATCATGCTGGATAAGGGTCCAAGTGCCCGATCCATCCAGATATCGGTTAATCCTTTTACGCTGATTGGCGCTACCACCCGAAGCGGCTTACTTACTAGTCCGTTACGCGCTCGATTTGGCATTCAGTGCCACCTGGAGTTCTACGATTCAACCGTGCTCCAGCGCATCGTAAAGCGTGCTTCGGCAATTCTAAATATTGGCATATCCGACGATGCAGCCTTCGAGATTGCCTTCCGCAGCCGCGGGACACCCCGTATCGCCAATGCGCTGCTTCGGCGCGTGCGCGACTTCGCCCAGGTGAAGGGATCGGGCTTTATTGACGTAGAAATAGCCCGTATTTGCCTCGAAGCACTCAATATCGACAAGTACGGTCTCGACCACATGGATAATAAAATTTTGACCACTATAATCCATAAATTCAAAGGTGGTCCCGTTGGGCTTAACACCATAGCTACCGCCGTGGGCGAGGATCCCGGAACCATCGAGGAGGTGTACGAGCCATTCCTCATCAAGGAGGGCTTCATTAAGCGCACCCCACGCGGACGCGAGGTTACCGAACTCGCCTACCAGCACCTTGGCGTCGATAGGTTTGCCGAGCCTGGAAGGCTGTTTTAG
- a CDS encoding OsmC family protein — protein MADRVTLKWKSGMAFEGEVNGHTLAIDADQSVGGTDSGPRPKALMLLALAGCTAMDVVSILGKMRMPYDDFTVDVVSNKTSEHPVVYTDFKIIYKFRGKELDLEKIQKAIDLSQEKYCGVSAMYRHIGPVTFEVVTEE, from the coding sequence ATGGCAGATAGAGTTACCCTTAAGTGGAAAAGCGGAATGGCCTTCGAGGGCGAGGTAAACGGGCATACGCTTGCCATCGATGCCGACCAATCGGTGGGTGGTACGGATAGCGGTCCCCGCCCCAAGGCGCTGATGCTGCTTGCCCTTGCCGGATGTACGGCAATGGATGTGGTTTCGATCCTCGGTAAGATGCGGATGCCCTATGACGATTTTACTGTTGATGTGGTTTCGAACAAAACCAGCGAGCACCCTGTGGTTTACACCGATTTTAAGATTATCTACAAGTTCAGGGGCAAGGAGCTCGACTTGGAGAAGATACAGAAGGCTATCGACCTCTCGCAGGAGAAGTACTGCGGCGTATCGGCCATGTACCGCCACATCGGACCGGTAACCTTCGAGGTGGTTACCGAAGAGTGA
- the nadA gene encoding quinolinate synthase NadA: MISRDDVLKKGFVDEPVDSSVDLVAEIARLKKEKNAVILAHYYQTGDIQDIADFVGDSLALSQQAAKTDADIIVFAGVHFMAETAKILSPSKKVLIPDLNAGCSLADSCKAEDFAEFLKKYPDHTVISYVNTTADVKALTDIVCTSSNAVQIVESLPADAKIVFGPDRNLGSYIKNLTGRDMVIWDGACHVHEEFSLERILELKKEHPNAKILAHPECKKPILLVADHVGSTAELLKFSTTDDAQEYIVATETGIIHQMHKSNPDKVFIPAPPLDSTCGCNNCSFMKLITLKKLYNTLKYEMPEVVVDEEVSRKAVKSIKAMLEISAKLGL, encoded by the coding sequence ATGATATCTAGAGATGATGTTTTGAAGAAGGGGTTCGTTGATGAGCCTGTGGATAGCAGCGTCGATTTGGTTGCCGAGATTGCTCGCCTCAAAAAAGAGAAGAACGCCGTTATCCTGGCGCACTACTACCAAACGGGCGACATTCAGGATATCGCCGATTTTGTAGGTGATAGCTTGGCGCTGTCGCAGCAGGCTGCCAAGACGGATGCCGACATCATTGTGTTTGCCGGTGTTCATTTTATGGCTGAAACGGCAAAGATTCTTTCGCCATCGAAAAAGGTGCTGATTCCGGACTTAAATGCGGGCTGCTCGCTTGCCGACTCGTGCAAGGCTGAGGATTTCGCCGAGTTCCTGAAGAAGTATCCCGACCATACTGTAATATCGTACGTTAATACTACGGCTGACGTGAAGGCGCTGACCGATATAGTTTGTACATCGAGCAATGCGGTACAGATAGTCGAAAGCCTTCCTGCGGATGCTAAGATAGTATTCGGACCGGATCGTAACCTGGGGAGCTACATCAAAAACCTTACGGGGCGCGATATGGTTATTTGGGATGGTGCCTGCCACGTGCACGAGGAGTTTAGCCTTGAGCGCATCCTGGAGCTGAAGAAGGAGCATCCAAACGCAAAAATTCTTGCCCATCCCGAGTGCAAGAAGCCTATTCTGCTAGTTGCCGATCATGTGGGGTCGACTGCCGAGCTGCTTAAGTTCTCGACCACCGACGATGCCCAGGAGTACATCGTTGCCACCGAAACCGGCATCATCCACCAAATGCATAAGTCTAATCCCGATAAGGTGTTTATTCCTGCACCGCCGCTCGACTCTACCTGCGGATGCAACAACTGCAGCTTCATGAAGCTGATTACGCTTAAGAAGCTGTACAACACCCTTAAGTACGAGATGCCCGAGGTGGTGGTTGACGAAGAGGTTAGCCGTAAGGCAGTAAAGTCGATAAAGGCAATGTTGGAAATATCTGCTAAGCTAGGATTGTAG
- a CDS encoding DNA-binding domain-containing protein, translating into MSSGCSVQLPIVNIKPSISGRFNSPIDNFDSTRHAVNVKVTPGEMLNSSITNLQVSRYDSVERAPVLKQFVNCFTGNSTEYNAGFIDKLIGNELKLDSTKTDEGLFLVNIESGSEVKVQHFGKITNAELMFTLPVLTKGEYVSTGAQGLLLRQGDQKECLQKDVYDRIAFLFPIECPGLGWGILFSLLKQN; encoded by the coding sequence GTGTCTAGCGGATGCAGTGTTCAATTACCTATTGTCAACATTAAGCCTTCCATATCGGGTAGATTCAACAGTCCAATTGACAACTTTGATTCAACCAGACATGCTGTTAATGTTAAGGTTACCCCCGGCGAAATGCTCAACAGTAGCATCACTAATCTGCAGGTTAGTCGATACGATTCGGTGGAAAGAGCTCCTGTACTTAAGCAGTTCGTAAACTGTTTTACTGGAAACTCAACCGAATATAATGCCGGATTTATTGACAAGCTTATTGGCAACGAGCTAAAGTTAGATTCTACTAAAACAGATGAGGGGCTTTTCTTAGTAAACATCGAGAGCGGATCGGAGGTGAAGGTGCAGCATTTTGGAAAAATCACCAATGCTGAGCTGATGTTCACCCTACCTGTGCTAACGAAGGGCGAATACGTTAGCACAGGTGCGCAAGGCCTACTGCTCCGACAAGGAGATCAGAAAGAGTGCCTTCAAAAAGACGTTTACGATCGTATAGCCTTCCTTTTTCCTATCGAATGCCCTGGCCTCGGCTGGGGCATTCTCTTTTCTTTATTAAAACAGAATTAG
- a CDS encoding sugar transferase, producing MKFIKVSFIIMDTVLTLATFRVALVLRNMIKGDTTSFGTAYWIMLAGVMVLWPISIMLFNVYGLTSNHKKEKFALTAILPKLIVAVCFAFLICTTSLYLIKTQVISRAFLMVFFVTNISVLLAANFIYKMSLRKLLRRTSFYRRIIVAGSPDKVKKLVKYLNKNNELFIDIIGTVHLNGYEDLSSKPKLGDFEDLPELIMKHNADDVVVTIPYDHLKEIEPYIHRCEAMGITIHLVMDVYDMKIAKTGISSIGVIPTLTWASVNLDPWQIVTKRIIDMLGGLVGLILTGILSIFIVPAILLDSPGGVFFRQTRVGKNGRNFNIYKFRTMCNNAEALKKKLMDKNEMDDMMFKMKDDPRVTRVGKFLRKTSLDELPQFWNVLMGDMSLVGTRPPTLDEVDKYDLHHWRRLSVKPGISGMWQVSGRNEITDFEDVVKLDVQYIDSWSIWLDFSIIFKTIHAIVKRSGR from the coding sequence ATGAAATTCATTAAGGTGAGCTTCATTATCATGGACACGGTACTCACCTTGGCAACCTTTAGGGTTGCGCTGGTGCTTCGTAACATGATAAAGGGAGATACCACCTCATTCGGTACCGCGTACTGGATAATGCTAGCAGGAGTAATGGTGCTATGGCCCATTTCCATAATGCTGTTCAACGTGTATGGTTTAACTAGTAATCATAAAAAAGAGAAGTTTGCACTTACAGCAATTCTTCCTAAGTTGATAGTAGCGGTATGCTTCGCCTTCCTGATCTGTACTACATCGCTTTACCTTATAAAAACTCAGGTAATTAGCCGCGCTTTTCTGATGGTATTTTTTGTTACCAATATAAGCGTACTGTTGGCAGCCAACTTTATTTACAAGATGTCGTTACGAAAGCTGCTAAGGCGTACCTCCTTTTACCGCAGAATAATTGTAGCAGGAAGTCCCGATAAGGTAAAGAAGCTGGTTAAGTACCTGAATAAAAATAATGAGCTATTTATCGACATTATTGGTACCGTACACCTAAACGGCTACGAAGACCTAAGCAGTAAGCCTAAGTTGGGCGATTTTGAGGATCTTCCCGAACTGATAATGAAGCACAATGCCGATGATGTGGTGGTAACCATTCCGTACGATCACCTTAAAGAGATAGAGCCGTACATACACCGTTGCGAGGCTATGGGTATTACCATTCACCTTGTAATGGATGTTTACGATATGAAGATTGCCAAGACTGGCATATCATCGATAGGCGTGATTCCTACTTTAACTTGGGCTAGTGTTAACCTAGATCCTTGGCAAATTGTAACAAAGCGCATAATTGACATGCTTGGAGGTTTAGTAGGACTAATTCTTACGGGAATACTTTCCATATTTATTGTTCCAGCAATACTCCTAGATTCTCCGGGCGGCGTATTTTTCCGACAGACTAGAGTAGGGAAGAACGGCAGAAACTTCAACATCTACAAGTTTCGAACCATGTGTAATAATGCCGAAGCTCTTAAAAAGAAGCTGATGGATAAGAACGAGATGGATGATATGATGTTCAAGATGAAGGATGATCCACGCGTTACCCGTGTTGGTAAGTTCCTCCGCAAAACCAGCCTCGATGAGCTTCCCCAGTTCTGGAATGTACTTATGGGCGATATGTCGCTGGTAGGAACGCGTCCGCCAACCCTCGATGAGGTAGATAAGTACGACCTTCACCACTGGCGCCGTTTAAGCGTTAAGCCTGGTATTTCGGGCATGTGGCAGGTATCGGGCCGTAACGAGATTACCGATTTTGAGGATGTGGTTAAACTTGATGTTCAGTATATCGACAGCTGGAGCATTTGGCTCGATTTCTCCATTATTTTCAAGACGATACATGCGATAGTTAAACGATCAGGAAGATAG
- a CDS encoding capsule assembly Wzi family protein gives MRKFSLLAVFIFVSLIGSSQSVTVNHGNTGIYSFIDELSNDGIIDVVSVTKPYYRTDIAKWLQEADTKKQQLSQRQQKELAFYLKDYGKELHADRNFKRRLDLLYYKDTLFSATINPILGLTKGKYGEQDYTHRYNGIDAFGYIGKHVGIWASFRDNFENEPLTKPAYLNQELGKNNMHTSAGYEYDEMRGGISYGWNWGSLELAKDQIQWGSGYNGTNILSGRTPSFPYVMLTLSPVKWFKFKYFHGTLVSDVVDSSKSYSISGAKFDREVYRNKYMAANMFTLIPTRWLEFSFGNSTIYSDNGIQLTYLIPFMFYRSSDRSTSSNKSNGIDNNSLLFFNLELKPVKHLSVYSSVFIDEIGISRMFSKTENTNEVSVKVGGNLTNWPVNNIQATVEYTRTNPFSYRHYVQACTYESNSYLLGHYLGDNSDEIYAALTVKPLRTLYLKATFTKARKGKVYSADLMNSPQRRGLPFMDEERWKSQVIKFAATYQPINDLYINFGVESSDISGADVNLYTPKFLQGKTTTVYGGINIGF, from the coding sequence ATGCGTAAATTCTCCCTACTAGCTGTTTTCATTTTTGTTAGCCTTATAGGTAGTTCCCAGTCTGTTACGGTAAACCATGGCAACACCGGCATTTACTCTTTTATCGACGAGCTATCCAACGACGGCATAATAGATGTGGTATCGGTTACCAAACCCTACTACCGAACCGATATTGCCAAATGGCTGCAGGAAGCCGATACAAAGAAGCAGCAGCTATCGCAACGACAGCAAAAGGAATTAGCCTTCTACCTTAAGGATTACGGCAAGGAACTACACGCTGATAGAAACTTTAAGCGTCGCCTAGATCTTCTTTACTACAAGGATACGCTGTTCTCGGCAACCATAAACCCAATATTAGGGCTCACAAAGGGCAAATATGGCGAACAAGATTACACCCATAGATACAACGGTATAGACGCCTTCGGGTATATAGGTAAGCATGTTGGCATTTGGGCCAGCTTTAGGGATAACTTCGAAAATGAACCGCTAACCAAACCAGCCTATCTAAACCAGGAACTTGGTAAGAACAATATGCATACCTCAGCAGGCTACGAGTACGACGAAATGCGCGGAGGCATATCATACGGTTGGAATTGGGGTAGCCTAGAACTAGCCAAAGATCAAATACAGTGGGGATCGGGTTATAATGGTACCAACATTCTTTCGGGTCGTACACCATCGTTTCCTTACGTAATGCTAACGCTATCGCCCGTAAAATGGTTTAAGTTTAAGTATTTCCATGGAACATTAGTTTCCGATGTGGTAGACAGCAGCAAATCCTATAGTATTTCAGGTGCAAAGTTCGATCGTGAGGTTTACCGAAACAAGTATATGGCAGCTAACATGTTTACCCTAATACCTACACGTTGGCTGGAATTCTCGTTCGGTAACTCAACTATTTATAGCGATAATGGGATACAACTAACCTACCTTATCCCATTTATGTTTTACAGATCGTCAGATAGATCTACCTCATCCAACAAGTCAAACGGTATAGATAACAACTCGCTGCTTTTCTTCAATTTGGAACTTAAACCCGTTAAGCACCTAAGCGTCTATTCATCGGTATTTATTGATGAGATAGGTATAAGCAGAATGTTTAGCAAAACCGAGAATACCAACGAGGTATCTGTAAAGGTGGGGGGTAATTTAACCAACTGGCCTGTAAACAATATACAGGCAACGGTTGAATATACAAGAACCAATCCCTTCAGCTACCGTCATTACGTTCAGGCTTGTACGTACGAATCGAACAGCTACCTTTTAGGTCATTACCTTGGCGATAATTCCGATGAAATCTACGCTGCTCTTACCGTAAAACCGCTCAGAACGCTTTACCTAAAGGCTACCTTCACCAAAGCAAGAAAAGGTAAGGTATATTCCGCCGACTTGATGAATAGTCCACAAAGAAGAGGTCTACCTTTTATGGATGAAGAACGATGGAAAAGCCAGGTTATCAAATTTGCGGCAACCTACCAACCCATCAACGACCTATACATCAACTTTGGGGTTGAAAGCAGCGACATTAGCGGAGCTGATGTAAATCTTTACACACCAAAATTCTTACAGGGCAAAACCACAACGGTGTATGGTGGTATAAATATCGGATTCTAG
- the pheS gene encoding phenylalanine--tRNA ligase subunit alpha, translating into MLETIQQLLDEVEAFKADNLQQVEEFRIKLLGKKGSITQLFAEFKNVPAEQKKEIGQKINVLKDAVQDKINSIKEVLENKDEDGEKVDITRPGTQDEIGTRHPISLVKNEMIAIFKKLGFSVAEGPEIEDDWHVFGALNFPPEHPARDMQDTFFIEKNPDILLRTHTSSIQVRTMQTQKPPIRVVCPGRVFRNEAISARAHCIFHQIEGLYIDENVSFADLKQTLLYFAKELFGENVKIRLRPSYFPFTEPSAEMDVSCTICGGKGCNVCKHTGWLEIMGCGMVDPNVLEACGIDSKKYSGYAFGMGLERIAMLKYEIKDLRLYFENDVRFLKQFKSSL; encoded by the coding sequence ATGCTCGAGACAATTCAGCAACTATTAGACGAAGTTGAAGCCTTTAAGGCGGATAACCTACAGCAGGTAGAGGAATTCAGAATTAAGCTACTGGGAAAGAAAGGCTCTATTACCCAGCTGTTCGCTGAATTTAAGAACGTACCTGCTGAGCAAAAAAAGGAGATTGGACAAAAGATCAACGTGCTCAAGGACGCTGTTCAAGATAAGATTAACTCCATCAAGGAAGTTCTTGAAAATAAGGATGAGGATGGCGAAAAGGTTGACATTACCCGCCCTGGAACGCAGGACGAGATTGGTACACGCCACCCCATTTCGCTGGTTAAGAACGAAATGATTGCCATCTTCAAGAAGTTGGGCTTTTCGGTTGCCGAGGGACCCGAAATTGAGGATGACTGGCACGTGTTTGGCGCGCTAAACTTTCCACCCGAGCACCCTGCCCGCGATATGCAGGACACCTTCTTCATCGAAAAGAACCCAGATATACTGCTTCGTACGCATACCAGCTCCATTCAGGTGAGAACGATGCAAACCCAGAAGCCCCCTATCCGCGTGGTGTGCCCCGGTAGAGTGTTCCGTAACGAAGCCATTTCGGCACGTGCGCACTGCATCTTCCATCAAATTGAAGGATTGTACATCGACGAGAACGTATCGTTTGCCGACCTTAAGCAGACGCTGCTCTACTTCGCCAAGGAGCTTTTCGGCGAAAACGTAAAGATCCGCCTACGCCCATCGTACTTCCCCTTCACCGAGCCATCGGCTGAGATGGACGTATCGTGCACCATTTGCGGCGGCAAGGGCTGCAACGTGTGCAAGCACACCGGCTGGCTGGAGATTATGGGCTGCGGAATGGTAGACCCCAACGTGCTGGAAGCTTGCGGTATCGACAGCAAAAAGTACAGCGGCTACGCCTTTGGTATGGGATTGGAGCGAATCGCCATGCTGAAGTACGAGATCAAGGATCTCCGCCTGTACTTCGAGAACGACGTACGCTTCCTTAAGCAGTTTAAATCGTCGCTATAA